The following proteins come from a genomic window of Sphingosinicella flava:
- a CDS encoding cold-shock protein: MPTGTVKFFNADKGYGFIAPEEGGNDAFVHISAVEAAGMRTLDKDQRVQYELEQDRRGKTSAVNLQSA, translated from the coding sequence ATGCCTACCGGCACCGTAAAATTCTTTAACGCCGACAAGGGCTATGGCTTTATCGCGCCGGAAGAAGGCGGCAATGACGCTTTCGTTCACATCAGCGCCGTCGAAGCTGCCGGCATGCGTACGCTCGATAAGGACCAGCGCGTCCAATATGAGCTGGAGCAGGATCGCCGCGGCAAGACGTCCGCTGTGAATCTTCAGAGCGCCTGA
- a CDS encoding L,D-transpeptidase family protein, which produces MMIARFALPLLLALGLSAQGAAQTRQPIEPVDIPPSVEQGVDMIYVDPEIAPEVGERDALLKDLALKADDPGAPVDLFLPVHPLYTDLRRGLVRYRMTWGALPDVVIPEGPPLKPGAAGERVALLRERLGLSPGTRYDAVLANAVRDFQGVHALKADGVAGPGTIAALNLGPDHFERLLLVNLERARRLPAESDAGRYILVDAGAAQISLYENGKAVDSMRAIVGSAKTPTPMMAALMRFASVNPYWNVPPDLVKTLIAPKVVANGLPYLEEREYDILSDWSDDAEPVDPASLDWPAIAAEGTSMRFRRRPGPWNSMGRIKFMMPNDYGIYLHDTPDKSLFAAEDRWISNGCVRVEDAERLATWLFGRMPEGSDPKVEEQVDLEDPVPVYITYMTAAPTADGGVLFRADPYGRDPALIARYFGADGGDASDIALATP; this is translated from the coding sequence ATGATGATCGCCCGCTTTGCCCTTCCTCTCCTCCTCGCGCTCGGCCTTTCGGCGCAGGGCGCCGCGCAGACGCGGCAGCCGATCGAGCCGGTCGATATTCCGCCGAGCGTCGAACAGGGCGTCGACATGATCTATGTCGATCCCGAAATCGCCCCCGAAGTGGGGGAGCGGGATGCGCTGCTGAAGGATCTGGCGCTCAAGGCCGATGATCCCGGCGCCCCGGTCGACCTCTTCCTCCCGGTCCATCCGCTCTACACCGATCTGCGCCGCGGCCTGGTGCGCTACCGCATGACCTGGGGGGCCTTGCCCGATGTCGTCATCCCCGAAGGCCCCCCGCTCAAGCCCGGCGCGGCCGGAGAACGCGTCGCCCTGTTGCGCGAGCGCCTCGGCCTCTCACCGGGCACGCGCTACGACGCTGTTCTCGCCAATGCCGTGCGCGATTTTCAGGGGGTTCATGCCCTGAAGGCGGACGGCGTCGCGGGGCCGGGCACGATCGCCGCCCTCAACCTGGGCCCGGACCATTTCGAACGGCTCCTGCTCGTCAATCTCGAACGCGCCCGCCGTCTCCCGGCGGAGAGCGATGCGGGCCGCTACATCCTGGTCGATGCGGGCGCCGCGCAAATCAGTCTTTACGAAAATGGCAAGGCGGTCGACAGCATGCGCGCGATCGTCGGCAGCGCCAAAACGCCGACGCCGATGATGGCCGCCCTGATGCGCTTCGCCAGCGTCAATCCATATTGGAACGTGCCGCCCGATCTCGTGAAGACCCTCATCGCGCCGAAAGTCGTCGCCAATGGCCTCCCCTATCTGGAAGAGCGGGAATATGACATTCTCTCCGACTGGTCGGACGATGCCGAGCCGGTCGATCCCGCAAGCCTCGATTGGCCCGCCATCGCCGCCGAGGGCACGAGCATGCGCTTCCGCCGCCGCCCCGGCCCGTGGAATTCGATGGGCCGGATCAAGTTCATGATGCCCAACGATTACGGCATCTATCTCCACGACACGCCGGACAAATCGCTTTTCGCGGCCGAGGATCGCTGGATCAGCAATGGCTGCGTCCGGGTGGAGGATGCCGAGCGCCTTGCCACCTGGCTCTTCGGCCGCATGCCGGAGGGGAGTGATCCGAAGGTCGAGGAGCAGGTCGATCTGGAAGACCCGGTGCCGGTCTACATCACCTATATGACCGCCGCGCCCACGGCGGACGGCGGCGTGCTGTTCAGGGCCGATCCCTATGGCCGCGATCCGGCCCTGATCGCTCGCTATTTCGGCGCGGATGGCGGCGATGCATCGGACATCGCGCTCGCCACGCCCTGA
- a CDS encoding ATP-dependent helicase: protein MTDLQTREPGYIQGLNEPQREAVLTTEGPVLVLAGAGTGKTAALTARLAHLIATRRAWPSEILAVTFTNKAAREMRERVGRIVGEAVEGMPWLGTFHSVAAKMLRRHAELVGLQSSFTILDTDDQLRLLKQLITAADLDEKRWPARQLAGLIDRWKNRGWTPEEIDAGESEAYANGRGAELYAQYQARLRTLNACDFGDLLLHMLTIFKKHRDVLENYQQRFKYILVDEYQDTNQSQYLWLRLLAQERKNICCVGDDDQSIYSWRGAEVANILRFERDFPGAKVIRLEQNYRSTPHILGAASGVIAQNSSRLGKTLWTEYDAGEKVEVIGVWDGPEEARRIGEEIETLQRKGERLDDVAILVRAQFQTREFEDRFIAIGLPYRIVGGFRFYERAEIRDALAYLRVIAQPADDLAFERIVNVPKRGLGDKAVAKIHSFARAAGTPLLSAAAQMLDTDELTPQARRALGNLVGDFARWRSRLAELPHPELARLILDESGYTAMLQAERSAESAGRLENLTELTRAMEEYENLGAFLEHVSLVMENDAAGDQEKVTIMTIHAAKGLEYGTVFLPGWEEGVFPSQRSLDEGGLASLEEERRLAYVAITRARRKCFIIHAANRRIYGQWTSSIPSRFVAELPDEHVTSETTMTGGESLWRANWSERADPFADVARGTGRGPGWQRAASTGGFDRNPARVIEARASAISLGNPGRTDISLGQRVFHSKFGYGIVAEIEGNKLEIDFEHAGRKRVLDSFVSLGENRD from the coding sequence GTGACCGATCTCCAGACCCGCGAACCCGGCTATATCCAGGGCCTTAACGAACCGCAGCGCGAGGCTGTGCTGACCACGGAAGGTCCGGTGCTGGTCCTCGCGGGCGCGGGCACGGGGAAGACGGCGGCGCTGACCGCGCGCCTCGCCCACCTCATCGCCACGCGCCGCGCCTGGCCGTCGGAAATCCTCGCCGTCACCTTCACCAACAAGGCGGCGCGCGAGATGCGGGAGCGCGTCGGCCGCATTGTCGGCGAAGCCGTGGAAGGCATGCCCTGGCTCGGCACCTTCCATTCCGTCGCCGCCAAAATGCTCCGCCGCCATGCCGAGCTTGTCGGCCTGCAATCCAGCTTCACCATCCTCGACACGGACGATCAGCTCCGGCTCCTGAAGCAGCTCATCACTGCCGCCGATCTCGACGAGAAACGCTGGCCCGCGCGCCAGCTCGCGGGCCTCATAGACCGCTGGAAGAATCGCGGGTGGACGCCGGAGGAAATCGATGCCGGGGAAAGCGAAGCCTATGCCAATGGCCGGGGCGCGGAACTCTACGCCCAATATCAGGCGCGGCTGCGCACCTTGAACGCCTGCGACTTCGGCGACCTGCTCCTCCACATGCTGACCATTTTCAAGAAGCATCGCGATGTGCTTGAAAACTATCAGCAACGTTTCAAGTATATCCTCGTCGACGAATATCAGGACACGAACCAGTCCCAATATCTCTGGCTCCGCCTCCTCGCGCAGGAGCGCAAGAATATCTGCTGCGTCGGCGACGACGATCAGTCCATCTATAGCTGGCGCGGCGCGGAGGTCGCGAACATCCTCCGCTTCGAGCGCGACTTCCCCGGCGCCAAGGTGATCCGCCTTGAGCAGAATTACCGCTCGACCCCCCACATCCTCGGCGCCGCATCCGGCGTGATCGCGCAGAATTCATCCCGCCTCGGCAAGACCCTCTGGACCGAATATGACGCGGGCGAAAAGGTCGAGGTGATCGGCGTCTGGGACGGCCCGGAGGAAGCCCGCCGTATCGGCGAGGAGATCGAAACCCTCCAGCGCAAGGGCGAGCGCCTCGACGACGTCGCCATCCTCGTCCGCGCCCAGTTCCAGACCCGCGAGTTCGAAGACCGCTTCATCGCCATCGGCCTGCCCTATCGCATCGTCGGCGGTTTCCGCTTCTACGAACGCGCCGAAATCCGCGATGCCCTCGCCTATCTCCGCGTCATCGCCCAGCCCGCCGACGATCTTGCCTTCGAGCGCATCGTCAATGTGCCCAAGCGCGGTCTCGGCGACAAGGCGGTCGCGAAGATCCACAGCTTCGCCCGTGCCGCCGGAACGCCCCTCCTCTCCGCCGCCGCGCAGATGCTCGACACGGACGAGCTGACGCCGCAGGCGCGCCGCGCGCTCGGCAATCTCGTCGGCGATTTCGCCCGCTGGCGCTCCCGCCTCGCGGAATTGCCGCATCCGGAGCTCGCCCGCCTCATCCTCGATGAGAGCGGCTATACCGCCATGCTCCAGGCCGAACGCTCGGCCGAAAGCGCCGGACGCCTCGAAAACCTCACCGAACTCACGCGCGCCATGGAGGAATATGAGAATTTGGGCGCGTTCCTGGAACATGTCAGCCTTGTCATGGAAAATGACGCGGCGGGCGATCAGGAGAAGGTGACGATCATGACCATCCACGCCGCCAAGGGCCTGGAATATGGCACCGTCTTCCTCCCCGGCTGGGAAGAAGGCGTCTTCCCTTCGCAGCGGTCGCTGGACGAAGGCGGCCTCGCCAGCCTCGAGGAAGAACGCCGCCTTGCTTATGTCGCGATCACAAGAGCACGGCGTAAGTGCTTCATCATCCACGCCGCCAACCGCCGCATCTACGGCCAATGGACCAGCTCGATCCCCTCCCGCTTCGTCGCCGAATTGCCGGACGAGCATGTGACGAGCGAAACCACGATGACCGGCGGCGAGAGCCTCTGGCGCGCCAACTGGTCCGAACGCGCCGATCCCTTCGCCGACGTCGCGCGCGGCACCGGACGCGGCCCGGGCTGGCAACGGGCCGCCAGCACCGGCGGCTTCGACCGCAATCCCGCGCGCGTCATCGAAGCCCGCGCGAGCGCTATCAGCCTCGGCAATCCCGGCCGCACCGACATTTCACTCGGCCAGCGCGTCTTCCATTCGAAATTCGGCTACGGCATCGTCGCGGAGATCGAAGGCAACAAGCTCGAAATCGACTTCGAACATGCGGGAAGAAAGCGCGTCCTCGACAGCTTCGTCAGCCTGGGCGAAAACCGGGATTAG
- the rsmD gene encoding 16S rRNA (guanine(966)-N(2))-methyltransferase RsmD has protein sequence MRIISGAWRGRPLADLEGRGTRPTSDRAREGLFSMLASRIGSFEGLAVADLFAGTGALGLEALSRGARNCLFVENDRSALDTLRSNVDRFGARERADIRQQGVEHVAPPSQPRDLVFLDPPYGKGLADMALVRIADPAWVAPGGWISVETAGEEIAIPGAFTLETERRFGKAHIHLLRRN, from the coding sequence GTGAGAATCATCTCCGGCGCCTGGCGGGGCCGTCCGCTGGCCGACCTGGAAGGCCGCGGCACCCGCCCGACCAGCGATCGCGCCCGCGAAGGTCTCTTCTCCATGCTCGCCAGCCGCATCGGCAGCTTCGAGGGCCTTGCCGTCGCCGATCTCTTCGCGGGCACGGGTGCGTTAGGCTTGGAAGCCCTGTCGCGTGGCGCCAGAAATTGCCTGTTCGTCGAAAACGACCGAAGCGCGCTCGACACGCTCCGTTCGAACGTCGATCGCTTTGGCGCCCGTGAGCGCGCCGACATTCGTCAGCAAGGGGTCGAGCATGTCGCGCCACCCTCGCAGCCGCGCGACCTCGTCTTTCTCGACCCGCCTTATGGCAAGGGCCTCGCCGACATGGCCCTCGTTCGCATCGCCGATCCCGCCTGGGTAGCGCCCGGCGGCTGGATCAGCGTGGAAACCGCTGGCGAGGAGATCGCCATCCCCGGAGCCTTCACGCTCGAAACCGAACGCCGCTTCGGAAAAGCGCATATCCACCTTCTCCGCCGCAACTGA